CTCAAGTGATGAAAAGAAACAGTTTACTGGATACTTGCCCTCTAATGCTTCTATATGTCAtcattaatactccctcctagtcgctgttttgttcccttttcttttggacacaaaaattaagaaaatgaatttggaccacacaaaacactatTCCCCGCAtagaattgaatttggaccacacaatcgCAATATTGTTCCTCATTTCTCCTTCTATTAAGATCCCTCCCCAAAATCTCTTTTTACACCACTCCTTATCACATGAGAATTTAAATAGAATCACTGTGGTGTGACACTATATAACGAATGAGTTAACTTCCTCAAAAACAATATTGATAAACTCATATGGGAGTGTCAGACACGGGTACATATCCAAGTGTTGGACTTTCCCTGACTCAAATTTAGAGAACCAGGGACCTTATCTTAAAGGAGACGGATAGGGGTAACATCTTCAAAAcagaaaatcaatcaaaaaaaAGAAATGTTTGCAGGTTCTAAAGTGACATGACCAGATATTTGAGACAATTGGCTAAAGTTGTCAAAGCTTATATCATATGCTAATATACATGTCCCCTCTTGTACTTATGTCCATGGCTCTTATATTCAGCTGGGAGGAGAAGAGTGGAACGGGTGAGTGTCGAGTAAAGACTCAAAAACCATATCCTGAATATCATGACAGACAAGATATGGCTCTTATTGATGTAGAGTGGCCAGTTTGTTATAAAATTAGTTGTAATATCTTTGGAGTTTCTTAAGTCGGTTAGAGGGTTAACAGGGTTAAAAGAGTTAGTTGGCAACTTACTTACAAGCTGTATAAATATTGGAAAGATGTAACAAACTCATATATTCAATCATAATACACATTTACATTTTACATTTTACATTTTACATTTTACATGTTACATCTTACATCTTAcatctctcttctctctctctagGGTTCTCTCTAATTCTTCAAGTTGAGCTTGGCTCCTTTGAACATAATTGTCGAATTACAGTACCAATTCTGTTGTACTGTAACACTTATCTACTGACCACTCAACCTATAAAGCTTGATCAATGCAATGAGAACGTATACTATGTCAATGAACAAAGGTTGCTTAACTCAATATGAATATGTTATAACTTCTAACTTCTAAGTCACATCGGATACACCCATACACAAATGGCTCTTAAGTCAAGATATATAAGTCATAATAGCTATGTAACTTGGACTCGCTTGGGAAGTGTCATATCTGACATGTTTCATGTTGTATGACATGCAAATTTGAAAATTTAGGGACACGGGGATTGGAGCAAAAGTAACATATAGTTCCCCGATTTACTGTTTTTCAAAAACTTCGGATATGGGAGTTCTGAAATGATGGGGGCACACTGGATCAAATACCATATAGCTAGACTTAACTATTTTTGTACGAAACAGCCTCAATGACACTAGCAATAACTAAGAACATGACAAAGATCAAGTAGAAATCAAGCTCCTTGATTGGGCAGTTTGGCAATGCAGAGCATACCCTGAGACAGCGATCTAGAGCTGCATGAATCGATGGCAAGACATGACGTTAGCCGGGCTGACGATACTGCTGAGTGAAGTGGCAGCATAGATTGAAGCGCAACCATTTGAGGGAAAGACCTAAAATTTCAAAACCAACCATCAATATTTGATTTCTATGGCAAGTTGCTAACACCCGTGTAAATATAAGACTACAAATTCATGATTTAGAGGAACATTTTGATCACCCAAAGAAGTTCAATTTCTCATGGCAAATGGGAGCACCCATACAAGTAACATTAGAGAACCTAAGTTATGACGGGAGAAGGCCCGACCCCTGATCCGATGATCTAGGGTAAGTATTCACACATAAGATTAGGTGTTCAAATCTTGGCCCCCTTATATTTTTCAAGATCCGCCACTGCAAGTAAAGGCATATTGAGGTCACCCTTCTGAAATATTCAACTGAAAACTCAATAAATAAACACCTTAAAAGTTCAAAGATTAGTGTCAAGATTCAAACTTGACCAGAAATGCCTGAACCCAACTTAAAAAAAAGCACCTAAAAATTCACAAATGataccaaaaataaagaaaataaacacTACCCAACTGAAATAAACACCTATAACTTCGAAAATTAGCATCAAACTTAACACATTCATGAAAAATAGAAGATTAATTAAAATTGGGAATATAAGAGTGGAAAGTTAGGTTAATATTACCTGGGAAATGAAGAAGATGAGGGTGAAAAATGAGGAGTAGGGATTGAATTGGAAGTGGGTTTTGAAGTGAAGCTTGATTTGAAGAGGTTAATAGTTGGTCTTGAGATAGAACGATAGCGGGAAGCCATGTTTGAGACTTGAAGGAGAAATTTGGGGGAATTTCTGTCAATTTAGGGTTTTGGGATATTCTCTCATCTACCCCTcagctttttcattttctatgatatacccttCTTTTTATGCAAAAAACTTTGACAGTCAATAACACTTGGCTataagttcagaatacgataaacgTTTTTTCCAAACTGACTGTCTTTCAGAGGTCTtccgtttgaaaaaaaattcaccgacgtctcaacttgTAGTCGGGAATTacggtcggtcaaagtttattcgttaaaaaatgtttgaccaactATAACTAacggctacgagttcaaaaagcggtgatttttttttttcaattgaagGCCTTAACGAGATAattagtttgaaaaaaaaattaccgttttctgaactcgtaacagagaattattgtcggtcaaagttatTTTTGCAAAAAACgagggtacaccatagaaaacgaaaaagttcggaggtacacgagagaatatccctagGGTTTTTGTTCAGCAACTTTGGCCTATGGGTCTGGGGTTTTGCAACAAGGTTACGCTGTGTTAGTGTGCAACAAAATATGGCGAgcatttgttttggttttttattACCACTACCACGAAGACCAAAAATTAGTTTTCCGGCTCCAATGGTTAAACCCCAACCATAAAATTAGGGGATATTCTACATTGTATTTCCGAGTTTTTCGGTTTTACTATGTTGTACTCCTATAATTTTGAAATCTTATGATGTACCCTTAAATTTTTTACTTATTTCTCTATCATGATCTCCTTCATATCTCCATTAACCTTATCGCTATTAAACAACCGTATTTGAACCTTTATTTTGACTCATTATTGCTGTATCACCATCTTATATGAGAAGTAGCTAGCATAAATCACTTTTAATAAGTACAAACTACTATTAAAAACCTTTGTTATGAATCATGATATGATAATGGAGATTTGATGAATTTGAGTTAAATTCGTATAATATTTGGTGGGTCTATGGGTAATTCGACAAACTAATAAGTAAATGAGTAGATTATCGAGTAATTGAAATGGTAAATAGACGATTTAAAGATCAATTAAGAAATTAAGTTAGcaaagacaataaataaggtcATGTTATAAACTAATGTATAGAGTATAGGGGTACACCATACAATTTCAAAAATGTAAGGGTACaacataaaaaatcaaaaaactcGGGGGTATACCGGAGAATATCTCAAGTACTTTTACAACTCCAATGGTTAAACCCCAAACATAGTCAATATGTTCAAGGTGATAACGAGCCGAGTTGAGCCTGAGCTAGCCTTGCTCGACTTGTCCTCGTGAACAAAATTCAAGCTCAAGCTTAATCTCGAGCTCACTCGAGCTTGAAAAAATTTAACTCATTACCATGCCCGCGTGTATTAAACTGAGTTCGAGCTCAATTTGAGCTCATatataattattgttattttattttttaccCGATATTTTCAGAAACATGATTCCGAgattatatataatttttttgcAAAACCAATGAAAACATTTAATATTGTTAGACAAAGATATAATCATCATAAATATTTTTTATAAAGTAAGAGCGAGATATCATCATATCACACATGTTCGAGCCGCTCACGAGCATTTCGAGCCGAGCCAATGTTAACTCAAATTGACTCGTTAAGTTATCGAACCGAGGTCGAGTTGATCgtgagctgtctcgtctcattttAATGATATTAATAAATGATCTAGTACAAAGATAGTACTCATTAGTCATTACTCTATAATCGTTCTTATACAAACCGAGTGATAAAAGAATAATAGTCCGTATTGTGAAAGAATAAATGTAGACCCCTACAACTTGTAGCATGAACACACCCGTCTTAAAACTTGATCTCTTCTTAAGTAGAAGCGTATtatttatctttgtcaaaatcaTATTTTTCTGAAGATTTCATCCTAAATGTAAATGTCtaacttttccttttttttctacgtatttacaattttttaaaatttaacCTCATAAGATAAATCGAAATATTGAAATATGACATTATGGGACTGGGGAGAGTAATAGAGAGCAACATTTTGCTCCTTGGTTTTAGTCACGACAGAGTACGTCTTCCTTAACACGCGTATATCCGTTTTAATAAGAGTAAAACGTGTTAAATAACAAATTAACAACTTAATTGAATAGATGGGATAAGCTTTTTACAAATTACAAATGCATTTTCCTTTTGTCTTATCTATTTTATTTGACCAATTTTAAGGGTAAAACGGATATATCGGTCTTAAATAAGGTTGTGGAAAAGACGTGCTAGGAAAATGAGCATACTTTTGTGTCTATATATTTATCTATTCTGGTTAGTTCTAACAACAATCCGTTGTAGTCTAGTTGGTTAGGATACTCGGCTCTCACCCGAGAGACCCGGGTTCAAGTCCCGGCAAcggaatttttatttttattatttttattaaccacTGCACAACCCTCAGGCCTCAGTCCTCAGTCCTCGCCAGCAAAAAAGACACCGGTTTAAACACGGCACTTTTGAATAAAACCCACCTATCTAACCCTTTCGGACAAATAATGAATTATGTAAAATTTACAAACTGAAACAAATTGCGAAATAGTCTACAAAACAGCTACTTTATTAACCAGTGATCCTCATATTGTACAACAGAAAAGGGCTATACTGCTATACAATCTCCACTTCATACAACTGAAACAGAATGAAACTCCGAGAGCAGGAAATGTACTACCATGTTCAAATATCAGCTCCCACAACTTTCTCAACTCTATCGACTTTTGAAACATATAGAATTTTCATCAGTCTATACGAATAAAACGTGTTTAAACAATGTTTTTTAGACGTCAACCGACAAATATAACGAATCTGACAATTACAAACCTACACAAACCACAAACTCTTACACGCATAGGCCAACATATGACTGATAACTTCCTCATATTGTCATGCATCCAGAACACTTGATCTGGCAAATAGGTCATTCTGGTTGAGAATGAGTTTGGCCTTTCGGGACAGAACGGATAAGGTCAATCATAGACGAATCATTTCAGCCTTTCGGGACAGAACGGATAAGGTCAATCATAGACGAATCATTTCAGCCTTTCAGGTATATTATACCTTGAGACTTGGGTCGGACTGCGAGGGTTTGGTAAACCTTCATCATTTCCGAAGTTCTACCTTGAAAGTAGATCAGGGAATTGCATCCAGTCGAGCATCAAACATGAACCCACGATACACCCCGTCACCAAACCCAGGCGCTCCGTCAATCCATCTCCATTCTCCACAATCCCACAACGCCAACTTCCCTACCCTTTTTGCAGAAAAACACACCTTGTCACCACCTCCGAACACTTTAAATTTACTACTCTCCAGAAAACACCTGTACATATCCAGCGGCATTCGACCTGCCTCATCCCATGCCAAACTCACCAAATCCAACCTAAGTATCAATATTGTTGAGCATGGCGCTGTCAGAGAAAAGGAAGATTTTAACCCTCCAACCATCAACAGTTTGTTCTCCACTCCTTTAACTAACCTGGGCCGTtttaatatgtcaaacacatcaCCCCACTCGCTTCTCTCCACTCGACTCCACCCTAATTTTGCTGTTCTGACCTCAGATACCGGTAAGTCACACGTAAACAATTTCCAGACACTCCTCCAGGGTGACCCCAAGTCGCATAAAGCATACAACCTGTTGGCCATAA
The Silene latifolia isolate original U9 population chromosome 11, ASM4854445v1, whole genome shotgun sequence genome window above contains:
- the LOC141612169 gene encoding protein NONRESPONDING TO OXYLIPINS 2, mitochondrial-like; its protein translation is MASRYRSISRPTINLFKSSFTSKPTSNSIPTPHFSPSSSSFPRSFPQMVALQSMLPLHSAVSSARLTSCLAIDSCSSRSLSQELGLCVPQ